The Bacillus sp. F19 DNA segment CGGCCAGTTTATGAGTGATAAGGACGGGGCGGAAATGCTGAAGGGATACCATACTCACTTTCAGCCGAAATATGAACTAAAGCAGCCCAAATCCATTCTGACCGTAAATGCCGTTTGTGCAGAAACAACAGAAAAAGCAAAAGAAATGGCATTGAGTGCTCATCTTTGGAGAATTCAGCAATTCCAAGGGATAACAACCGGCATTCCATCTGTCGATGAGGCAAAAGCTTACAAATACAGACCCGAAGAACGGGAAATGATTGTGGCAGCGGAAAAAAAGATGGTGATAGGAAATCCGTCTGAAGTTCGGAAGCAGCTTATGGACATCGAAAGAAACTACAATGCGGACGAGCTGATGATTGTTACAATTACCCACAGCTACGATGACCGCCTCAAATCTTACGAATTAATCGCACAGGAAATGGGAGAGATGATGAAATGAAGAAATTAGGTTTTGTATTAATGACGCTGCTTTTACTACTAATGGCAGCTTGCGGTAATGAAGCTGATGATCAAAGTTCTGATAAACCGTCAAAGAAGGTTGAAAAAAATCCAGTTGTTACAATTACAATGGAAAACGGTAAGGAAATCAAAGTTGAGCTGTATCCGGAGATTGCACCCAACACTGTGGCTAACTTCGTTTCGCTAATCAACGATAAATTTTATGACGGACTGATTTTCCACCGTGTGATACCTGAATTCATGATCCAGGGCGGTGATCCTGAAGGAACCGGGACAGGGGGGCCAGACTACGCTATTAAAGGGGAATTTAGTTCAAACGGATTTGAAAATCCGCTCAAGCATGAACGCGGAGTCATCTCAATGGCACGTTCGCAGGCTCCTGACAGTGCAGGCTCACAATTTTTCATCATGGTCGCTGACTACCCAAGCTTAGACGGCGAATATGCCGCTTTCGGAAAAGTAACAGAAGGCATGGATGTAGTAGATGAAATCGTAAGCGCAGAAACAAATGGAGAAAAGCCAGTTAAAGATCAAAAAATGAAAACTGTAACCGTCGATACATTTGGCGAGGAGTACGGGAAGCCCGAGAAGGTGGAGTAGAGGAAAGCAGCGGGAATCCGCTGCTTTTATTTTGCCTTTTTATGTTCATACGGAGCTTTGTGTGGGTGGTTTTTTACTTTATTGATTCAAAAATTTCACACAAACCGGATCCGGAACCGTTACATCAGATTGAAGCAAAGTCAGCGTGCCTGTTTCTTGATTTCTTTCAAATAAAACAAGGTTGCTGCTTTCCTGGTTTGAGGCAATCAGAAATTTTTCAGTCGGATCAAGAGCGAAGTCACGAGGCCAGTGACCTTCTGTTGATGTGCGTTCAACAAATGTCAGCTCTCCGCTGTCGCTGTTTGTGCTGAATACGGCAATGCTGTCATGGCCGCGGTTGGCTGCATAAACGAACCTTCCGTCAGAAGAAATGTGGATCGCACTGCCCTGATTATTTTCAGTGAAATCATCGGGAATTGTTGAGATGTACTGTAATTCAGTAAAGCTGCCATCTTCTTGATTGTAAGCAAGAACGACAACTTCATTGCTCAGCTCCGTCATTAAATAAGCAATTTTTCCGTTCGGATGGAACGTCATATGTCTTGGGCCGCTTCCTCCATGTAAATGAAGGCTGTGTATTTCGTTTAATTCACCTTTGTTTAATTCGTAGGTATACAGTTTATCTGTTCCTAAATCGATGGCCGCCACATATTTCTGGTCAGGGGTAAAGCCCGCATAATGGGCATGTGGTCCATCCTGTCTGTCTTTATTGGGTCCGTCTCCTACATGCTTTTTAATAGAGAGAGAAGGATAAAGAGTTTCGCTGTCAGTGTTCATTTCATACGATTCAATCGTGCCGTTATGATAATTGGCCGAAACAACAAATTGATTCTCGTCATTCACACTGACATGACAAGGAGAGGCGCCCCGCAGAAGCTGGCGGTTCAATTCCTTTAATTCGCCTGTTTCCGTATTTCTTGAGTAAGCTGCTACGCCGCCTGCCTCACCTTCTTTAGCAACGGCATAAACAAAGCGGTTGTCCTTGCTGAGGTTTAAGTATGTAGGGTTTTCAAGGGCTGCAGCAACGCTGACTTCACCCAGTTTTTTAGCAGCAGTATCAAGTGTGAAAGTGTAAATTCCTTTGCTGTCGCCTTTTGTGTAGGTACCAATATAGCCAGTATACTTCATCTTTTTTCCTCCTATTTAGTAGGTTTGCCTTTATTTTAGCACATGAAGCGCGTGAACTCTCATTTGAAAGGTCAGATATTCATCCATACCCTCCCGCCTTGAAAACAGAAACCCTTTTTCTTTAAATATATCCTGTAGCTATTCCAATAATTTCGGTACGCTTGGCAGGTAGTGTATCCTTTCATTTTTTTACAAACCTATCAATCGAATATTAACAAGTTAGGAGAGAATGCAGGAAGCATTCTCTTTTTGTGTGTATTTTCAAACTATTAAAAAAATTTTTATTGAAAAAAGATTGGACAACC contains these protein-coding regions:
- a CDS encoding peptidylprolyl isomerase codes for the protein MKKLGFVLMTLLLLLMAACGNEADDQSSDKPSKKVEKNPVVTITMENGKEIKVELYPEIAPNTVANFVSLINDKFYDGLIFHRVIPEFMIQGGDPEGTGTGGPDYAIKGEFSSNGFENPLKHERGVISMARSQAPDSAGSQFFIMVADYPSLDGEYAAFGKVTEGMDVVDEIVSAETNGEKPVKDQKMKTVTVDTFGEEYGKPEKVE
- a CDS encoding lactonase family protein, producing MKYTGYIGTYTKGDSKGIYTFTLDTAAKKLGEVSVAAALENPTYLNLSKDNRFVYAVAKEGEAGGVAAYSRNTETGELKELNRQLLRGASPCHVSVNDENQFVVSANYHNGTIESYEMNTDSETLYPSLSIKKHVGDGPNKDRQDGPHAHYAGFTPDQKYVAAIDLGTDKLYTYELNKGELNEIHSLHLHGGSGPRHMTFHPNGKIAYLMTELSNEVVVLAYNQEDGSFTELQYISTIPDDFTENNQGSAIHISSDGRFVYAANRGHDSIAVFSTNSDSGELTFVERTSTEGHWPRDFALDPTEKFLIASNQESSNLVLFERNQETGTLTLLQSDVTVPDPVCVKFLNQ